In Megalobrama amblycephala isolate DHTTF-2021 linkage group LG9, ASM1881202v1, whole genome shotgun sequence, the sequence GGAACTCTGTGGTCATCTGGGTTGCCGGCTTCCGCATGAATCCCAGTGACCTGATTTTCTGTCTGACACGAGTCACTTCACTCATCAGAGATCTTTTCTTTAACCGCTGGCCTTTTGGGGTCTTTCTCTGTAAATTCACTGGCTTCTTCAAGTACGCCAACATGTTCTGCAGTGTTTTTCTTCTGGCTGTCATCAGTGTGGATCGAGCGCTTTGCATTTGCCGTCCAGTGTTCACCAGGAAACGACGGACGTTATGTGCTGCTCGTGTGGTCAGTGTGGGAGTTTGGATTTTGGCTGTGATCTTTAGTTCACCATACTTTGTGTACCGACAGGTCTTCCCAGAAAAGAACTTAAGCCAATGCTCAGTGAAGGTCAGAATGGCTTCACAAATGCCTGAAAGATTATATTTTTACTCACAAATCTGCATTTACTACATTATAGAAAATTTTTGAATACAAATGTGTGATTTCATTTACAGGAAGACGGAGCAGCAGAGGGTGGCAATTCAGCAACATATGTCTACTACTACAATCGTTTCATCTGTGGATTCCTATTGCCCTTCCTGGTCATCCTTATCTGTTACATACTAGCTGCTGTTGGGATACGCAGAACGCGGCTCTCTGGCAAATCGAGGCCTCTTCGGATTCTTGCTGTACTGGTCTGTGCCTTTTTCCTATGTTGGGCCCCCTACCACTTTCTAGGACTGGTCAAGTTGGTGCATAAAGACAACATGGCAGTAAAAATAGCATGGAGTATGGCTTCAAACTTAGCTTATTTCAACAGCTGCATTAACCCATTGCTGTACTTCTGCATGGGACTGGATGTTAGACGACACTGCAACCAAAACCTGTTAGGGATTTTTCATAGAGCTCTTATGGAGGAAAGTCACTTTCTCCAGTCCCAGGAACGCACAAGGAACGAAAGCTGTAATTCCATTCCAAAGACAGCAGACACTGAGTGTATGACTAATGTTTAACACAAATTAGTTTGAAGCAAACTTTTTCATGTTATTTGCTGTTTGCATTTTCTACAGTTTCAATTTGAAGACATACAAAATGGAAATCATTACAAAATGAAGCCAGAACTATTGaactattatattattaaacttTACATTTCAGAAATATTGTTCAACTTGAAATTCTTTGTTCAATGTGTTTGACTAGTTGGGACAACACATGGggaattcatttttttcttgcataaCATTTCCAAACCtatggcccagtttcacagacagggcttagattaagccaggttTAGGcattagttcaattaggagctttttttaacccttaaatgcatgaatgttttgccaatcattcttacatatttggAGCTTTAGTGACCTGGATCTATATCTTACACGGATGGATCGCTACCTGTTGTGATGATATAAAACTCACCTGATATTAGTAACGGTTACAGAAGAAtgaaataaagcatattttgttaccttgtGGAGCTTGGAAGGTTTCAGATtagagcagatgttttatgccatcatcactgtcctcgtcagagctcatttcccagtaccTTCAGCTAATGATAGTTAttagaatatgtttgagatagCGAGTAGGCTATTTAGCCCATTCGTGATCTcaaaacatattctcaaaatcattttcaaTATCTTTTCAACATATTTTGATTTCTGACAGCTCACCAGATCCATCATCAAGAGACAGTGACACTCATATTTGATTGTGTTCAGTAGGcctacttgctctgcagtaaatcgatGATGCCCGGTTCAGACTTTagccatttttagcgattttagCCAGATTTTGCCACAATCTGCTTGAGGTAGGGAGTCGTGGGGATTCGTAAACGACAATAGGCGTTGGGACACAAGATTAGGTCGTTTCAGCTCGTGTAGTGTGTCATAGTGGACGATAACCAATGCCACGTCTGGAATTGCTCATGACGTCACGACAGAAAGACtagcatgtttaattttttttctcggtCGTCCACGAGTTCCGTCACATGTGTGACACTAGCCAATAGATGCACAGAAGCTCCTTCCTACATGCTTTCAAACATgtcaaaaagaaagagagacaaTGGTATTGTTCCTAATAGGTGGAATTTACAATGGAGAAAATGTTTGTGGAGCTATGGCAACACTACTCCTGTGTTTATGTTTCCTCGAGGAACTAAGTTACCGCGACAGAGCgaaaaaaaggtaaataaaaCATATGCTACCTCAGTTCTCTTTGGAGGAAATCCAAATATCCATGCAATCCagatatttttctacttttgggATTTTCTGACGACAAGACAGAGCAAAACACGCTGCTAGCCATTGTTTATAAACTGCACCTTCTGTCAGTCGATAGTCCCGCCTTCTCGACGACAGCACGCACGCGGTGAATGGTCGGGTAGCACCGTGTAGTCTGACATGTATCTTGTCCACAACATGAAGAGATTTTAGGAGTCAAAATCATATATCTAACACAGTGACCGACAAAAATATCGTGTAGTCTGAACCCAGCATGAGCCATTTCACGTTTTGCTACTTCCTATTCTTTCGTTTTTTGTCTGAATGAAATgtcacttcatcattgtgtatcagacattgccaccttgtggaataaaggtgaattgcgcTGATTCCGTCAtcaaagattcaattattgttgtgcagaaaaaatataaatataactgtacactgatacacacctcgggtcgttagcgaccctatacaatttttacaaaaatgaatgggaaaacaggtattcttttatattttatgactttttgtatattttatgttttttatatgttttatattttatttgttatattgtttataatgaattgattgatgAATACTAAGAAGGCTGATGtctgactttaaaaaatgataGAGGTGGAGGGTTTtgaatgatgtcccgggtcgataaagactcgaggtatgcatttaagggttaaaaatgcaaaattacttttgtgcattttgagacaaaacaatggcactaaCATATTtaaagatatgtcagtgcaagttgctttcagttaaaacagctcaaacatgcattttagtctggactaggcttaagcctcaAAAGTTTGAAACCGGTATTTCATAACTTTGAACTAAACAGGAACCTTTTTTGTGGGGGTTTTCTGCTGACATCTGATCGCCTGTTATCTCTCATCAATGTTTTTCTATTTCATATGtttcttttaataaaattttacaTCCACAAGCATTTCTCCAAAACTTTTAAGTCCTAATGGCACAACTGAGTTTAtaaagtttctgttttatatcacttttttttgtacaaaatgCAGATAGGACTCTGAAAACAGAACAGGCCCCTggcatatatgtatatatgtcttGCAATAAGtagcatatactgtatatatatatatatatatatatatatatatatatatatatatatatatatatatatatataaactacaacatattttaatatggtGCCACTTCATATTACTTTAGAATATGTGGCCTTCATCAGAAAAAAACCCAAAGGAggaaattaattgcatttttacaGCAGAAAATATATTAGAAGGTCAATTCTACATTTTGACCACACTTGGTAAAAAGTTTCATTTTAAGAATTGTTCAGAACTGTCAGGGTTATATTTTGTTCAATGTGTTTCAGTTCTGTTCTTCCTATGTTAGTCATTTTCCTATATTGATTCCTTTCACCTGTCCtgttaattatctcattagtATTAATACTTTCTGTTTGGTTGTGTACTTGGTCTTGTGTCGAACTTGCTATGTGGATGTATTACCCCCATTATTCAAACATGTATTCTGTGGATTATCCGATTAAAGCCTATTTCTGTGAATTCCTCTTCTTAAAGCTTGTTTCTATGAATTACTCATCTTCGTGCGATTAGTAGCACCCATGCATGACAAGAACAGGAAGTACCATAGCTAATGTCTAAACAACTCTGTGGCAGTGTATATAATACTTTTTGAGCATTTGAAAGTGCTGACATAATAAAGCTCTGGTAGAAACTGAACATAGCAAAAAACTCTCTCTCCTGTTTAATTTTTTCTCATACAGTGTTTAACACAGGATGCTCCACACTTGCTGACTATGTAATTAAGATCGTGTGAAACTGCAAGTCTGATACTTATGGCCACATGGTGAAACTTATGCAAAGAGGTTGCAATACTAAAGGTGAAACTATATTGCAAAACAAGTAGTTACATAACTACATGTGCAATCTACAGCATGAACAGAAGCTCTAAATATGATAAATAGCAAGCATTTATGTAAGATCATAAATATATTCCATCCAATGCAATATATCAAGAGAGAAATTTCACAGAAAATGATTTGATTTGATGTggatttttattgaaaaaaaatatgaaaagtgaaataaacatttgtgaAAACTGGTATATTTATCTGTGCAGaattatacaaatatatttgcatGTGTAAAAAAGTCCTTTAATGCTTTTTAGGCTATTGATATGGTGTATGTTTTGCAGTGTAGTGTTTTAAGGCACAACATTAAAGCATTCCTCATAAATCTGCTGAAGGTCCTGATGATTTCCGGGCCAAAACTTTCTGCTGCTTGCAGTTTTAATTGCTTCAGGTTAGCGACTTCCAACCACTCTCCTAGATTCATACATTCTGTGGGCACACATGTAGAATATCCCTGCAAAAGACAATTTTACAAACATGTAAACAAGTGTGAGTATTTCTTCAAGTATCACCTAaaaattaaacactttaaaagaATAAGCAATTATGTTTACTTAGCTCTTTTGTATGTTTTAACCATTGTTAATAAAGTAAGCATGCATGTCTACATttttaagtacatttaaaagtgAGATGCATGCACTTGCTGGTTTCGCTTTTGTGACAGAACTCTATCTTGAGGTCTATCAAAGTCCTTTCAGCCACATCCTGATACCCTTGATTATTTCCATTCTGGACCACTAGAACatttcattacttttaaaaggttagttcacccaaaaattaaaattctgtcaatacTTACCCTCAtctcattccacacccataagaccttcgtttatcttcggaacatagatatttttgataaaatccgatggcttagtgAAGCCTGCATTGCCTgcaacactttcaatgcccagaaagctactaaagacgtatttaaaacagttcatgtgactacagtggatcaacctcaatgttatgaagtgacgagaatacttttttgtgccaaaaaacaaaataacgactttattcaacaatatctagtgatgtgcgatttcaaaacactgcttcatgaagcttcgaagctttacgaattttttgttttcgaatcagtggtttggagcgtgtatcaaactcacgtgatttcagtaaatgaggcttcgttatgttatgtgtttcgaaatttcaatggttcaccactggggggcgtgactttggcagtttgatacgcgctccaaaccactgatttgaaacaaaagattgttGTTTCAAAagacagtgttttgaaatcgcccatcactagatattgttgaataaagtcgttatttcggttttttttttggcacacaaaaagtattctcgtcacttcatatcattaaggttgaaccactgtagtcacatgaactgttttaaatacgtctttagtagctttctggacattgaaagtgttaTTATCTTGCTGGccatgcaggcctcactgagccatcggattttatgagaaatatattaatttgtgtttcgaagatgaacagagatcttacgggtgtggaacggcatgagggtgagtaattaataacagaattttcatttttgggtgaactaaccctttaacactccCTCTGTTTTACCATTTAAAGAGCTTCTATGGGTCAGTCTTTACCCCTTAAATAACAGTCTATGAGGTTTTATTATATCACCTGCAAAGAAGGTCATGAGCATGGCCACCCATCCTAGTATGTAGGACCAGGAGAAGCGCCAGTCTCCGAAACGCTTGCCCAGGAAGCTAAGGGTTACGCCAGTGTAGATCGCCATAGCCAGCAGCACAAACAGAGCTGGGTGTGAAcaaagagatggattaaaaaaTGGTTAGAGGAAGAGTAGTACCATCAATATTTGACCTTGaccttttatttacatttaaatatgctaAAATGTCACATTCTACAGCTCATTGTGCGTGCGTTTGTGACTTACTGGAGATGAAAAACATGATTCCTGCAGCAAAGGAACGACTGAATCTCTCAAAGGCAGAAAAATGGGCAAATGAGAGGATGCCTGCCATGATGCCCGCAAAGCACGCCATTCCTGA encodes:
- the LOC125274586 gene encoding C3a anaphylatoxin chemotactic receptor-like, coding for MTTNTTVLHYARSEVSNHHENTIVDTEAIMKEVNIVFLTIIILFGTTGNSVVIWVAGFRMNPSDLIFCLTRVTSLIRDLFFNRWPFGVFLCKFTGFFKYANMFCSVFLLAVISVDRALCICRPVFTRKRRTLCAARVVSVGVWILAVIFSSPYFVYRQVFPEKNLSQCSVKEDGAAEGGNSATYVYYYNRFICGFLLPFLVILICYILAAVGIRRTRLSGKSRPLRILAVLVCAFFLCWAPYHFLGLVKLVHKDNMAVKIAWSMASNLAYFNSCINPLLYFCMGLDVRRHCNQNLLGIFHRALMEESHFLQSQERTRNESCNSIPKTADTECMTNV
- the lim2.4 gene encoding lens intrinsic membrane protein 2.4 isoform X3 yields the protein MASEITGAVLWFVQAYWNATRAFMILSGMACFAGIMAGILSFAHFSAFERFSRSFAAGIMFFISTLFVLLAMAIYTGVTLSFLGKRFGDWRFSWSYILGWVAMLMTFFAGIFYMCAHRMYESRRVVGSR
- the lim2.4 gene encoding lens intrinsic membrane protein 2.4 isoform X2, whose product is MYSFMGGGLFCAIVGNILIVVSTATDYWMQYRLSGSYAHQGLWRYCMANKCYMQTASIAYWNATRAFMILSGMACFAGIMAGILSFAHFSAFERFSRSFAAGIMFFISTLFVLLAMAIYTGVTLSFLGKRFGDWRFSWSYILGWVAMLMTFFAGIFYMCAHRMYESRRVVGSR
- the lim2.4 gene encoding lens intrinsic membrane protein 2.4 isoform X1, whose amino-acid sequence is MYSFMGGGLFCAIVGNILIVVSTATDYWMQYRLSGSYAHQGLWRYCMANKCYMQTASIGAPKWSNKMASEITGAVLWFVQAYWNATRAFMILSGMACFAGIMAGILSFAHFSAFERFSRSFAAGIMFFISTLFVLLAMAIYTGVTLSFLGKRFGDWRFSWSYILGWVAMLMTFFAGIFYMCAHRMYESRRVVGSR